The Anabrus simplex isolate iqAnaSimp1 chromosome 1, ASM4041472v1, whole genome shotgun sequence genome window below encodes:
- the LOC136857781 gene encoding chondroitin proteoglycan 2: protein MKVLCLAVVLVTLAYVRSTPVGSCPDPDPKDRTEHLPDNKDCTKFWRCDHAKPKQESCPSGLHFNPKLQVCDWPNRAGCKAGGSGGSGDGSGGNSGDNNGDDSSSSSESKESSNSPKPLSPTTTTTTTTTKKPTTTTEKPKTTSTSPKPSKECESSSSSSESGDCGDSGDSSGGSGEGDICKGATAHRWHLPHPSDKTKFYKCDLNTKKATLFQCPDKLEFNPSIQVCDWPSK from the exons ATGAAAG TCCTGTGTCTCGCCGTCGTCCTAGTGACGCTCGCCTACGTCCGCTCCACCCCCGTGGGGTCATGTCCAGACCCGGACCCTAAGGACCGCACCGAACACCTGCCGGACAACAAGGACTGCACCAAGTTCTGGCGCTGTGACCACGCCAAGCCCAAACAGGAGAGCTGTCCCTCTGGACTGCACTTCAACCCTAAACTACAGGTGTGTGACTGGCCGAACAGAGCAGGGTGTAAGGCTGGAGGATCTGGAGGGTCTGGTGACGGTTCTGGAGGAAATTCAGGAGATAATAATGGAGACGACTCGTCCTCTTCTTCTGAGAGTAAGGAGTCCTCCAACTCTCCCAAACCACTCTcacctaccaccaccaccaccaccaccaccaccaagaagcCAACAACGACCACTGAGAAACCCAAGACAACCAGCACGTCCCCGAAACCTTCCAAGGAATGCGAATCCTCTTCTTCGTCCAGCGAGTCTGGAGACTGTGGAGATTCTGGAGATAGCTCTGGAGGATCAGGAGAAGGAGATATCTGTAAGGGAGCCACGGCCCACAGATGGCACCTGCCACATCCTAGCGACAAGACCAAATTCTATAAGTGTGACCTCAACACCAAGAAAGCCACTTTGTTTCAGTGTCCAGACAAACTCGAGTTTAATCCGTCCATACAAGTCTGCGACTGGCCTTCTAAATAG